In a genomic window of Helianthus annuus cultivar XRQ/B chromosome 10, HanXRQr2.0-SUNRISE, whole genome shotgun sequence:
- the LOC110886014 gene encoding AUGMIN subunit 2, protein MASIQGSDGSWVGRKPLRRLGGMSDALSIAADLGFSVAPPPSQEDLQNLSSGGEKGDDLIRVLRELTSVQRKIADLQVELQGRKEDKNVAHLTHVSEMEKKIETLARITTILKDVIQNKDRIIARLQQPYSLDCIPVEAEFQKQFSELLMKAASDYGLLTSSVADFQWTQNFKEPPSVWGEMLRPIPVALASCTRFFEAMTAMRESFATLQKLRVGPTDSQLKVLAGSSDCVTPPPWGKESSFDDLVLTTSKEDRNSCDLDSMSNRRLSWPLGKANGL, encoded by the exons ATGGCGTCGATTCAAGGAAGCGACGGTAGTTGGGTGGGAAGAAAACCTCTCCGGCGACTTGGTGGTATGTCCGATGCCCTCTCAATCGCCGCCGACCTTGGGTTTTCTGTTGCTCCTCCTCCTTCTCAG GAAGACTTGCAGAATTTATCATCTGGTGGTGAAAAAGGCGATGACTTGATACGCGTCTTGAGGGAACTTACCTCCGTGCAAAGGAAAATTGCGGATTTGCAAGTTGAACTTCAAGGCCGTAAG GAAGATAAGAATGTCGCGCACTTGACACATGTGAGTGAAATGGAAAAGAAAATAGAAACTTTAGCAAGGATCACTACAATATTAAAGGACGTTATTCAGAATAAG GACCGAATTATAGCCCGTCTTCAACAACCATATTCATTAGATTGTATTCCCGTGGAAGCAGAATTCCAG AAACAATTCTCGGAATTATTAATGAAGGCTGCCAGTGATTATGGTCTTCTAACATCATCTGTTGCAGATTTTCAGTGGACTCAAAACTTTAAAGAGCCACCATCTGTCTGGGGG GAGATGCTTAGGCCAATCCCTGTGGCGTTGGCATCATGCACGAGGTTCTTTGAAGCAATGACTGCCATGAGAGAATCCTTTGCGACACTTCAGAAACTACGGGTGGGACCCACTGACTCCCAACTGAAAGTGCTAGCTGGCAGCTCTGATTGTGTGACTCCACCTCCCTGGGGAAAAGAATCGAGCTTCGATGATTTGGTACTTACAACCTCAAAAGAGGACCGGAACAGTTGTGATTTAGATAGCATGAGTAACCGAAGATTATCGTGGCCTTTGGGGAAGGCAAATGGTTTATAA